In Zalophus californianus isolate mZalCal1 chromosome 17, mZalCal1.pri.v2, whole genome shotgun sequence, one DNA window encodes the following:
- the BICRA gene encoding BRD4-interacting chromatin-remodeling complex-associated protein isoform X4 → MDDEDGRCLLDVICDPQALNDFLHGSEKLDGDDLLDNPGEAQSAFYEGPGLHVQEASGNHLSPEPTQPAPSVDLDFLEDAILGSPAAGGGGGGGGGADQPCDILQQSLQEANITEQTLEAEAELDLGPFQLPTLQPADGGAGPAGAGGAAAVAAGPQALFPGGTDLLGLQAPPTVLTHQALVPPQDVVNKALSVQPFLQPVGLGNVTLQPIPGLQGLPNGSPGGATAATLGLAPIQVVGQPVMALNPPTSQLLAKQVPVSGYLASAAGPSEPVTLASAGVSPQGAGLVIQKNLPTAVATTLNGNSVFGGAGAATAAASGAPSGPPLAVAPGLGTSPLVPAPNVILHRTPTPIQPKPAGVLPPKLYQLTPKPFAPAGTTLTIQGEAGGLPQQTKAPQNLTFMAAGKAGQNVVLSGFPAPALQANVFKQPPATTTGAAPPQPPGALSKPMSVHLLNQGSSIVIPAQHMLPGQNQFLLPGTPAVQLPQTLSALPTNVGGQILAAAAPHAGGQLIANPILTNQNLAGPLSLGPVLAPHSGAHSAAHILSAAPIQVGQPALFQMPVSLAAGSLPTQSQPAPTGPSATTVLQGVTLPPSAVAMLNTPDGLVQPATPAATGEATPVLTVQTAPQAPPTVSTPLPLGLQQPPAQQQPPQAPTAQAAAPPQATTPQPSPGLASSPEKIVLGQPPSAATTAILTQDSLQMFLPQMVTTPFPALPQPKALLERFHQVPSGIILQNKAGGAPAAPQTSASLGPLASPTASVLVSGQAPSGTPTAPSHPPAPAPMATAGLPPLLPAESKAFASTLPTLSVAKATAAGPGKSSGLQYESKMSSLKKPPALQPSKEACFLEHLHKHQGSVLHPDYKTAFPSFEDALHRLLPYHVYQGALPSPNDYHKVDEEFETVSTQLLKRTQAMLNKYRLLLLEESRRVSPSAEMVMIDRMFIQEEKTTLALDKQLAKEKPDEYVSSSRSLGLPIAASSEGHRLPGQGPAASSVSGAPAQPPLHLPTKLVIRHGGAGGSPSVTWARAPSSSSSSSSSSSSAASSLDADEDGPMPSRNRPPIKTYEARSRIGLKLKIKQEAGLSKVVHNTALDPVHQPPPPAALKAAEPPPRPPPPPPPPATGQMNGTVDHPPPAAPDRKPTALAPHCPRLPLRKTYRENVEALGAGAGEGAGSGRARGSSPAPLPTKVDEATSGLIRELAAVEDELYQRVLKGAPPEPAASAGQGSGSRDPGWEAPPAKRRKSESPDVDQASFSSDSPQDDTLTEHLQSAIDSILNLQQAPGRTPAPPYPHAAPTAVPPASPSPLHRPEAYPPSSHNGGLGARTLNR, encoded by the exons CTCGATGGTGATGACCTCCTGGATAACCCCGGGGAGGCCCAAAGTGCCTTCTATGAAGGTCCTGGG CTCCATGTGCAAGAAGCTTCTGGCAACCACTTGAGCCCAGAGCCCACGCAGCCGGCCCCCAGCGTGGACCTCGACTTCCTGGAGGATGCGATCCTGGGCTCGCCTGCCGCGGGGGGCGGtggcgggggtggcgggggcgCCGACCAGCCCTGCGACATCCTCCAGCAGAGCCTCCAAGAGGCCAACATCACTGAGCAGACACTTGAGGCCGAGGCCGAGCTGGACCTGGGCCCCTTCCAGCTGCCCACCCTACAGCCTGCGGATGGCGGAGCAGGCCCGGCGGGTGCCGGAGGGGCTGCTGCCGTGGCCGCTGGGCCCCAGGCCCTGTTCCCAGGTGGCACCGAcctgctggggctgcaggccCCGCCCACCGTGCTGACCCACCAGGCCCTGGTGCCGCCCCAGGACGTGGTCAACAAAGCCCTGAGCGTCCAGCCCTTCCTGCAGCCTGTGGGCCTGGGCAATGTGACCCTGCAGCCCATCCCAGGCCTCCAGGGCCTGCCCAACGGCAGCCCTGGGGGCGCCACGGCGGCCACGCTCGGCCTGGCACCCATCCAGGTGGTGGGCCAGCCCGTCATGGCACTCAACCCGCCCACCTCCCAGCTCCTTGCCAAGCAGGTGCCCGTCAGTGGCTATCTGGCCTCAGCAGCCGGCCCCTCAGAGCCAGTGACCTTGGCGTCCGCCGGCGTCTCGCCCCAGGGGGCTGGCCTGGTCATTCAGAAGAACCTCCCCACCGCCGTGGCCACCACACTCAACGGGAACTCGGTGTTTGGAGGGGCAGGCGCAGCCACGGCAGCGGCCAGTGGGGCGCCCTCAGGGCCACCGCTGGCGGTGGCCCCCGGCCTCGGCACGTCACCGCTGGTCCCGGCGCCCAACGTGATCCTGCATCGCACGCCCACGCCCATCCAGCCCAAGCCTGCCGGCGTGCTGCCCCCCAAGCTCTACCAGCTGACACCCAAGCCATTCGCCCCAGCAGGCACCACACTCACCATCCAGGGCGAGGCGGGGGGCCTCCCACAGCAGACCAAGGCCCCCCAGAACCTGACTTTCATGGCAGCGGGCAAGGCCGGCCAGAACGTGGTGCTGTCAGGCTTCCCCGCACCTGCCCTGCAGGCGAATGTCTTCAAGCAGCCTCCTGCCACCACGACCGGGgccgccccaccccagccccctgggGCCCTGAGCAAGCCAATGAGCGTCCACCTCTTGAATCAAGGCAGCAGCATTGTCATCCCTGCCCAGCACATGCTGCCGGGCCAGAACCAGTTCCTGCTGCCAGGCACACCCGCCGTCCAGCTCCCCCAGACGCTCTCTGCCCTGCCCACCAACGTCGGCGGGCAGATCCTGGCGGCCGCGGCCCCCCACGCAGGCGGACAGCTCATCGCAAACCCCATCCTCACCAACCAGAACCTGGCGGGTCCACTGAGCCTGGGCCCCGTGCTGGCCCCCCACTCTGGGGCCCACAGCGCAGCCCACATCCTCTCGGCCGCCCCCATCCAAGTGGGCCAGCCGGCGCTCTTCCAGATGCCTGTGTCCCTGGCCGCAGGCAGCCTGCCCACGCAGAGCCAGCCGGCACCCACCGGCCCCTCTGCCACGACCGTCCTCCAGGGAGTCACTCTGCCCCCCAGCGCTGTGGCCATGCTCAACACCCCTGATGGGCTGGTGCAGCCAGCCACCCCTGCTGCCACGGGGGAGGCCACGCCTGTCCTCACGGTTCAGACAGCCCCCCAGGCGCCACCGACGGTCAGCACCCCGCTGCCTTTGGGCCTCCAGCAGCCACCGGCCCAGCAGCAGCCCCCACAGGCCCCTACTGCTCAGGCCGCCGCCCCGCCTCAGgccaccaccccccagcccagcccaggcctggcGTCCAGCCCCGAGAAGATCGTCCTGGGACAGCCGCCCTCTGCCGCCACCACGGCCATCCTCACTCAGGACTCCCTGCAGATGTTCCTGCCCCAG ATGGTGACCACTCCCTTCCCGGCGCTGCCCCAGCCGAAGGCTCTTCTCGAGAGATTTCACCAG GTGCCGTCCGGAATCATTCTCCAGAACAAGGCCGGGGGGGCGCCCGCCGCCCCGCAGACCTCCGCCAGCCTGGGGCCCCTCGCCAGCCCCACTGCCTCTGTGCTGGTCAGCGGGCAGGCCCCGTCCGGgacccccaccgcccccagccaTCCCCCTGCCCCGGCACCCATGGCCACCGCAG gcctccctcctctgcttcctgccGAGAGCAAAGCTTTTGCCAGCACCCTCCCGACCCTGAGTGTGGCCAAGGCCACTGCGGCTGGGCCAGGGAAGTCCTCCGGGCTGCAG TATGAAAGCAAGATGAGCAGTCTGAAGAAACCCCCCGCGCTTCAGCCCAGCAAAGAAGCCTG tttcCTGGAACATTTGCACAAACATCAGGGCTCCGTCCTGCACCCTGACTACAAGACAGCCTTCCCCTCCTTCGAGGATGCCCTGCATCGCCTCCTGCCCTACCATGTCTACCAgggtgccctcccctcccccaacgaCTACCACAAAG TGGACGAGGAGTTTGAGACGGTTTCCACGCAGCTGCTGAAACGCACCCAGgccatgctcaataaataccgcCTCCTGCTTCTGGAGGAGTCCCGG aGGGTGAGCCCCTCCGCAGAGATGGTGATGATCGACCGAATGTTCATTCAGGAGGAGAAGACCACCCTTGCCTTGGACAAACAGTTGGCCAAGGAGAAGCCCG ATGAGTATGTGTCTTCCTCGCGCTCTCTTGGCCTCCCCATCGCTGCCTCTTCTGAGGGACACCGGCTCCCTGGCCAGGGCCCAGCAGCATCGTCAGTGTCCGgggcccccgcccagccccctcTGCACCTGCCAACCAAGCTGGTGATTCGGCACGGTGGCGCGGGGGGCTCCCCTTCGGTGACCTGGGCACGggcgccctcctcctcctcctcctcctcctcctcgtcctcctcggCCGCCTCCTCCCTGGACGCCGATGAGGACGGCCCCATGCCATCCCGCAACCGCCCTCCCATCAAGACCTACGAGGCCCGTAGCCGCATCGGCCTCAAGCTCAAGATCAAGCAGGAAGCTGGGCTCAGCAAGGTTGTCCACAACACCGCCCTGGACCCTGTGCaccagcccccgccccctgcgGCCCTCAAGGCAGCAgagcccccgccccggcccccgccgccaccgccacccCCGGCCACGGGCCAGATGAACGGCACAGTGGACcacccgccgcccgccgccccggaCCGCAAGCCCACGGCCCTGGCCCCCCACTGCCCCCGGCTGCCCCTGCGGAAGACATACCGCGAGAACGTGGAGGCCCTGGGCgccggggccggggagggggccgggAGCGGCAGAGCCCGGGGCAGCAGTCCGGCGCCACTGCCCACCAAAGTGGACGAGGCCACGAGCGGGCTCATCCGCGAGCTGGCCGCGGTGGAGGACGAGCTGTACCAGCGCGTGCTGAAGGGGGCCCCCCCGGAGCCTGCGGCCAGCGCCGGGCAGGGCAGCGGCAGCAGGGACCCCGGCTGGGAGGCGCCCCCCGCCAAGCGGCGCAAGTCCGAGTCGCCCGACGTGGACCAGGCCAGCTTCTCCAGCGACAGTCCGCAGGACGACACGCTCACGGAACACCTCCAGAGCGCCATCGACAGCATCCTGAACCTCCAGCAGGCCCCGGGGCGGACACCTGCACCCCCGTACCCCCACGCCGCCCCGACGGCCGTCCCGCCTGCCTCCCCGTCGCCCCTGCACAGGCCAGAGGCCTACCCGCCCTCCAGTCACAACGGTGGCCTCGGCGCCAGGACGTTGAACAGATAA
- the BICRA gene encoding BRD4-interacting chromatin-remodeling complex-associated protein isoform X2 produces the protein MDDEDGRCLLDVICDPQALNDFLHGSEKLHVQEASGNHLSPEPTQPAPSVDLDFLEDAILGSPAAGGGGGGGGGADQPCDILQQSLQEANITEQTLEAEAELDLGPFQLPTLQPADGGAGPAGAGGAAAVAAGPQALFPGGTDLLGLQAPPTVLTHQALVPPQDVVNKALSVQPFLQPVGLGNVTLQPIPGLQGLPNGSPGGATAATLGLAPIQVVGQPVMALNPPTSQLLAKQVPVSGYLASAAGPSEPVTLASAGVSPQGAGLVIQKNLPTAVATTLNGNSVFGGAGAATAAASGAPSGPPLAVAPGLGTSPLVPAPNVILHRTPTPIQPKPAGVLPPKLYQLTPKPFAPAGTTLTIQGEAGGLPQQTKAPQNLTFMAAGKAGQNVVLSGFPAPALQANVFKQPPATTTGAAPPQPPGALSKPMSVHLLNQGSSIVIPAQHMLPGQNQFLLPGTPAVQLPQTLSALPTNVGGQILAAAAPHAGGQLIANPILTNQNLAGPLSLGPVLAPHSGAHSAAHILSAAPIQVGQPALFQMPVSLAAGSLPTQSQPAPTGPSATTVLQGVTLPPSAVAMLNTPDGLVQPATPAATGEATPVLTVQTAPQAPPTVSTPLPLGLQQPPAQQQPPQAPTAQAAAPPQATTPQPSPGLASSPEKIVLGQPPSAATTAILTQDSLQMFLPQERSQQPLSADGPHLSVPASVIVSAPPPAQDPAPSTPIAKGAGLGPQAPDSQASPAPAPQIPAAAPLKGPGPSSSPSLPHQAPLGDSPHLPSPHPARPPSRPPSRPHSRPPSQPQSLSRPPSEPTLHPCPPPQAPPTLPGIFVIQNQLGVPPPANTPAPTAPGPPQPPLRPPSQPPEGPLPPAPHLPPTSTSSVVASTDTATRLPAPTPPDFQLQFPPSQGPHKSPTPPPTLHLVPEPAAPPPPPPRTFQMVTTPFPALPQPKALLERFHQVPSGIILQNKAGGAPAAPQTSASLGPLASPTASVLVSGQAPSGTPTAPSHPPAPAPMATAGLPPLLPAESKAFASTLPTLSVAKATAAGPGKSSGLQYESKMSSLKKPPALQPSKEACFLEHLHKHQGSVLHPDYKTAFPSFEDALHRLLPYHVYQGALPSPNDYHKVDEEFETVSTQLLKRTQAMLNKYRLLLLEESRRVSPSAEMVMIDRMFIQEEKTTLALDKQLAKEKPDEYVSSSRSLGLPIAASSEGHRLPGQGPAASSVSGAPAQPPLHLPTKLVIRHGGAGGSPSVTWARAPSSSSSSSSSSSSAASSLDADEDGPMPSRNRPPIKTYEARSRIGLKLKIKQEAGLSKVVHNTALDPVHQPPPPAALKAAEPPPRPPPPPPPPATGQMNGTVDHPPPAAPDRKPTALAPHCPRLPLRKTYRENVEALGAGAGEGAGSGRARGSSPAPLPTKVDEATSGLIRELAAVEDELYQRVLKGAPPEPAASAGQGSGSRDPGWEAPPAKRRKSESPDVDQASFSSDSPQDDTLTEHLQSAIDSILNLQQAPGRTPAPPYPHAAPTAVPPASPSPLHRPEAYPPSSHNGGLGARTLNR, from the exons CTCCATGTGCAAGAAGCTTCTGGCAACCACTTGAGCCCAGAGCCCACGCAGCCGGCCCCCAGCGTGGACCTCGACTTCCTGGAGGATGCGATCCTGGGCTCGCCTGCCGCGGGGGGCGGtggcgggggtggcgggggcgCCGACCAGCCCTGCGACATCCTCCAGCAGAGCCTCCAAGAGGCCAACATCACTGAGCAGACACTTGAGGCCGAGGCCGAGCTGGACCTGGGCCCCTTCCAGCTGCCCACCCTACAGCCTGCGGATGGCGGAGCAGGCCCGGCGGGTGCCGGAGGGGCTGCTGCCGTGGCCGCTGGGCCCCAGGCCCTGTTCCCAGGTGGCACCGAcctgctggggctgcaggccCCGCCCACCGTGCTGACCCACCAGGCCCTGGTGCCGCCCCAGGACGTGGTCAACAAAGCCCTGAGCGTCCAGCCCTTCCTGCAGCCTGTGGGCCTGGGCAATGTGACCCTGCAGCCCATCCCAGGCCTCCAGGGCCTGCCCAACGGCAGCCCTGGGGGCGCCACGGCGGCCACGCTCGGCCTGGCACCCATCCAGGTGGTGGGCCAGCCCGTCATGGCACTCAACCCGCCCACCTCCCAGCTCCTTGCCAAGCAGGTGCCCGTCAGTGGCTATCTGGCCTCAGCAGCCGGCCCCTCAGAGCCAGTGACCTTGGCGTCCGCCGGCGTCTCGCCCCAGGGGGCTGGCCTGGTCATTCAGAAGAACCTCCCCACCGCCGTGGCCACCACACTCAACGGGAACTCGGTGTTTGGAGGGGCAGGCGCAGCCACGGCAGCGGCCAGTGGGGCGCCCTCAGGGCCACCGCTGGCGGTGGCCCCCGGCCTCGGCACGTCACCGCTGGTCCCGGCGCCCAACGTGATCCTGCATCGCACGCCCACGCCCATCCAGCCCAAGCCTGCCGGCGTGCTGCCCCCCAAGCTCTACCAGCTGACACCCAAGCCATTCGCCCCAGCAGGCACCACACTCACCATCCAGGGCGAGGCGGGGGGCCTCCCACAGCAGACCAAGGCCCCCCAGAACCTGACTTTCATGGCAGCGGGCAAGGCCGGCCAGAACGTGGTGCTGTCAGGCTTCCCCGCACCTGCCCTGCAGGCGAATGTCTTCAAGCAGCCTCCTGCCACCACGACCGGGgccgccccaccccagccccctgggGCCCTGAGCAAGCCAATGAGCGTCCACCTCTTGAATCAAGGCAGCAGCATTGTCATCCCTGCCCAGCACATGCTGCCGGGCCAGAACCAGTTCCTGCTGCCAGGCACACCCGCCGTCCAGCTCCCCCAGACGCTCTCTGCCCTGCCCACCAACGTCGGCGGGCAGATCCTGGCGGCCGCGGCCCCCCACGCAGGCGGACAGCTCATCGCAAACCCCATCCTCACCAACCAGAACCTGGCGGGTCCACTGAGCCTGGGCCCCGTGCTGGCCCCCCACTCTGGGGCCCACAGCGCAGCCCACATCCTCTCGGCCGCCCCCATCCAAGTGGGCCAGCCGGCGCTCTTCCAGATGCCTGTGTCCCTGGCCGCAGGCAGCCTGCCCACGCAGAGCCAGCCGGCACCCACCGGCCCCTCTGCCACGACCGTCCTCCAGGGAGTCACTCTGCCCCCCAGCGCTGTGGCCATGCTCAACACCCCTGATGGGCTGGTGCAGCCAGCCACCCCTGCTGCCACGGGGGAGGCCACGCCTGTCCTCACGGTTCAGACAGCCCCCCAGGCGCCACCGACGGTCAGCACCCCGCTGCCTTTGGGCCTCCAGCAGCCACCGGCCCAGCAGCAGCCCCCACAGGCCCCTACTGCTCAGGCCGCCGCCCCGCCTCAGgccaccaccccccagcccagcccaggcctggcGTCCAGCCCCGAGAAGATCGTCCTGGGACAGCCGCCCTCTGCCGCCACCACGGCCATCCTCACTCAGGACTCCCTGCAGATGTTCCTGCCCCAG GAGAGGAGCCAGCAGCCCCTCTCCGCAGACGGCCCCCACCTCTCCGTGCCCGCCTCGGTCATAGTCAGCGCCCCGCCTCCCGCCCAAGACCCAGCCCCGAGCACCCCCATCGCCAAAGGAGCTGGCCTCGGCCCTCAGGCCCCCGACAGCCAGGCTTCCCCAGCGCCGGCCCCCCAG atCCCGGCAGCGGCTCCGCTGAAGGGCCCAGGCCCCTCCTCGTCCCCGTCACTACCTCACCAGGCCCCTCTGGGAGacagcccccacctgccctcgCCACATCCCGCCaggcctccctcccgccccccctcccgcccccactcccGCCCCCCCTCTCAGCCCCAGAGCTTGTCCCGCCCACCCTCAGAGCCCACCCTGCACccttgccccccgccccaggcaccccctacccTGCCTGGCATCTTTGTCATCCAGAACCAGCTGGGAGTCCCCCCACCTGCCAACACCCCGGCCCCCACTGCCCcaggcccaccccagccccccctgcgccccccatcccagcccccagaggggccactgcccccagccccccacctccctcccacctccacatcCTCTGTCGTGGCCTCCACGGATACAGCCACCAGGCTGCCAGCCCCTACGCCCCCCGACTTCCAGCTCCAGTTCCCgcccagccaggggccccacaaGTCCCCCACGCCCCCTCCAACCCTCCACCTGGTCCCTGAGCCCGCAGcgccccccccaccgcctcctCGGACCTTCCAGATGGTGACCACTCCCTTCCCGGCGCTGCCCCAGCCGAAGGCTCTTCTCGAGAGATTTCACCAG GTGCCGTCCGGAATCATTCTCCAGAACAAGGCCGGGGGGGCGCCCGCCGCCCCGCAGACCTCCGCCAGCCTGGGGCCCCTCGCCAGCCCCACTGCCTCTGTGCTGGTCAGCGGGCAGGCCCCGTCCGGgacccccaccgcccccagccaTCCCCCTGCCCCGGCACCCATGGCCACCGCAG gcctccctcctctgcttcctgccGAGAGCAAAGCTTTTGCCAGCACCCTCCCGACCCTGAGTGTGGCCAAGGCCACTGCGGCTGGGCCAGGGAAGTCCTCCGGGCTGCAG TATGAAAGCAAGATGAGCAGTCTGAAGAAACCCCCCGCGCTTCAGCCCAGCAAAGAAGCCTG tttcCTGGAACATTTGCACAAACATCAGGGCTCCGTCCTGCACCCTGACTACAAGACAGCCTTCCCCTCCTTCGAGGATGCCCTGCATCGCCTCCTGCCCTACCATGTCTACCAgggtgccctcccctcccccaacgaCTACCACAAAG TGGACGAGGAGTTTGAGACGGTTTCCACGCAGCTGCTGAAACGCACCCAGgccatgctcaataaataccgcCTCCTGCTTCTGGAGGAGTCCCGG aGGGTGAGCCCCTCCGCAGAGATGGTGATGATCGACCGAATGTTCATTCAGGAGGAGAAGACCACCCTTGCCTTGGACAAACAGTTGGCCAAGGAGAAGCCCG ATGAGTATGTGTCTTCCTCGCGCTCTCTTGGCCTCCCCATCGCTGCCTCTTCTGAGGGACACCGGCTCCCTGGCCAGGGCCCAGCAGCATCGTCAGTGTCCGgggcccccgcccagccccctcTGCACCTGCCAACCAAGCTGGTGATTCGGCACGGTGGCGCGGGGGGCTCCCCTTCGGTGACCTGGGCACGggcgccctcctcctcctcctcctcctcctcctcgtcctcctcggCCGCCTCCTCCCTGGACGCCGATGAGGACGGCCCCATGCCATCCCGCAACCGCCCTCCCATCAAGACCTACGAGGCCCGTAGCCGCATCGGCCTCAAGCTCAAGATCAAGCAGGAAGCTGGGCTCAGCAAGGTTGTCCACAACACCGCCCTGGACCCTGTGCaccagcccccgccccctgcgGCCCTCAAGGCAGCAgagcccccgccccggcccccgccgccaccgccacccCCGGCCACGGGCCAGATGAACGGCACAGTGGACcacccgccgcccgccgccccggaCCGCAAGCCCACGGCCCTGGCCCCCCACTGCCCCCGGCTGCCCCTGCGGAAGACATACCGCGAGAACGTGGAGGCCCTGGGCgccggggccggggagggggccgggAGCGGCAGAGCCCGGGGCAGCAGTCCGGCGCCACTGCCCACCAAAGTGGACGAGGCCACGAGCGGGCTCATCCGCGAGCTGGCCGCGGTGGAGGACGAGCTGTACCAGCGCGTGCTGAAGGGGGCCCCCCCGGAGCCTGCGGCCAGCGCCGGGCAGGGCAGCGGCAGCAGGGACCCCGGCTGGGAGGCGCCCCCCGCCAAGCGGCGCAAGTCCGAGTCGCCCGACGTGGACCAGGCCAGCTTCTCCAGCGACAGTCCGCAGGACGACACGCTCACGGAACACCTCCAGAGCGCCATCGACAGCATCCTGAACCTCCAGCAGGCCCCGGGGCGGACACCTGCACCCCCGTACCCCCACGCCGCCCCGACGGCCGTCCCGCCTGCCTCCCCGTCGCCCCTGCACAGGCCAGAGGCCTACCCGCCCTCCAGTCACAACGGTGGCCTCGGCGCCAGGACGTTGAACAGATAA